The following proteins come from a genomic window of Gemmatimonadota bacterium:
- a CDS encoding lactate racemase domain-containing protein — MDIRMRYGGGTIEVRVPEANVGGVYRPSRPDGPGPNESLLAHLAGTPGGEALAQDSRGRDVLFLIADSTRDEPHGDILDAGFSCLTDARSITVSITTGSHRADTPGNRRIVRDAHERAAARGLPEPRVVIHDCATATFTDHGTTSRGNRVLLSDILDGAQVFLVATDMKHHYFAGYSNALKDFLPGVASFETIERNHRLALEPDATFGQHPLHRDASRHSNPVAEDMLEAYRMSVGKRPSHALATVTVDRRIAWARIGLLEEVSAECMDEVDRVASFSVEPTRHLVVSAGGAPQDDSLYLSQRGIELTRAAVADDAEILLLAECADGIADGENAYRNFYVELTRPLDQVLDNIRDGYRLYQHKAYKFAELMTRVRAIHLHSALPAEEVRAAHLHPAPDPQALVDRWIRDDPSCTIAFFDEANRMCVLGSDPK; from the coding sequence ATGGACATTCGTATGAGGTACGGAGGCGGCACCATCGAGGTGCGTGTACCCGAGGCCAATGTCGGGGGAGTGTACCGTCCCTCCCGCCCGGACGGCCCGGGGCCGAATGAGTCTTTGCTCGCGCACCTTGCCGGGACCCCCGGCGGGGAGGCTCTTGCGCAGGACTCCCGGGGACGGGATGTGCTCTTTCTGATCGCGGATTCCACGCGCGACGAACCCCACGGCGACATACTGGACGCTGGCTTCTCGTGCCTGACCGACGCACGGTCCATCACCGTATCCATCACCACCGGCAGCCACCGTGCGGACACCCCAGGCAACCGGAGAATCGTCCGGGACGCACATGAACGGGCCGCCGCACGCGGACTCCCGGAACCGCGCGTGGTGATCCACGACTGCGCCACCGCCACCTTCACCGACCATGGCACGACTTCGCGGGGCAACCGCGTCCTCCTGTCCGACATTCTCGATGGCGCACAGGTGTTCCTCGTGGCAACGGACATGAAGCACCACTACTTCGCGGGGTATTCCAACGCGCTCAAGGACTTCCTGCCCGGAGTGGCCTCCTTCGAGACGATCGAGCGAAACCACCGTCTTGCGCTGGAACCCGATGCCACCTTCGGGCAGCACCCGCTTCACCGCGACGCTTCGCGCCACAGCAACCCCGTCGCGGAAGACATGCTGGAGGCCTACCGGATGAGTGTCGGGAAACGCCCTTCCCACGCGCTCGCCACGGTGACGGTGGACCGGAGGATCGCCTGGGCGCGCATCGGCCTGTTGGAAGAAGTCTCCGCGGAATGCATGGACGAGGTCGACCGCGTGGCGAGTTTCTCCGTAGAGCCCACGCGCCATCTCGTGGTCTCCGCCGGAGGCGCCCCGCAGGACGACAGCCTCTATCTCAGTCAGCGCGGCATTGAACTCACGCGCGCGGCGGTCGCCGACGACGCGGAAATCCTGCTCCTTGCGGAGTGCGCCGACGGCATTGCCGACGGAGAGAACGCCTACCGCAACTTCTATGTCGAACTGACGCGGCCCCTCGATCAGGTGCTCGACAACATCCGCGACGGCTACCGTCTTTACCAGCACAAGGCCTACAAGTTCGCGGAACTCATGACCCGCGTGCGCGCCATCCATCTTCACAGCGCGCTTCCCGCCGAGGAGGTCCGGGCGGCCCATCTGCATCCCGCTCCCGATCCGCAAGCGCTTGTGGACCGTTGGATTCGCGACGATCCTTCCTGCACGATCGCGTTCTTTGACGAGGCCAACCGAATGTGCGTACTCGGAAGTGACCCGAAGTGA
- a CDS encoding sulfatase, which produces MPENDSRATAAVALLPAGWFIGCAVGMVGGAVEAAVSPLAETWRIPWIVGADGLAGGVFGLLAAIALLPARPLSRWGAPASGGILLGVTVFPGLLLTLGLLVNRVLLAGTHFLSLASLAADAFAALVAIALSLCLGRSVSRTLARRPRPLPGLAAALVSAALLAVLHELPVRAGQSGETAPSDLPPIVLVSIDTLRLDGLSTGGDPRPTSPEIDRLCREGLFFPDATCVSPGSAASHAALLTSRYPVSNGVWANFTVMDSSVTTLAEVLRDRGYRTGGFVTNTFLGRRFGFAQGFECYVESGVVEALGHPGRAAFRRSLVLTQVFDRVRSRFSPGHDPSFETALAWLGEDETPPFLFLQIMDVHSPYVPPAPWGARFGARREGDGKGPVNRFGWRPSEEAYAAEIGFADAKIGRLRRTLEELGILEDAVILLTSDHGENLLDHEPHFSHGRTLFDSTLRVLASIRAPGHGVRPAIDGRTFENVDVLPTMADVLEESPHPHWEGQSARRPSPGARWAVSQLKHDFAMRTPSRKIIFPDEGARLRFRLESDPGEQAPTAPFPDEDALQDSLDAWIRSHATDLYRKGPRAVTPDEMSPETVEKLRTLGYIH; this is translated from the coding sequence ATGCCGGAGAATGACTCACGCGCTACCGCAGCGGTGGCACTCCTGCCTGCAGGATGGTTCATCGGCTGCGCGGTCGGGATGGTGGGCGGCGCCGTCGAGGCCGCCGTCTCCCCCCTTGCGGAAACATGGCGTATCCCGTGGATCGTGGGAGCGGACGGACTCGCGGGCGGCGTCTTCGGGCTCCTGGCCGCCATCGCCCTGCTTCCGGCCCGCCCCCTCAGCAGGTGGGGAGCGCCCGCGTCGGGCGGCATCCTTCTGGGCGTCACCGTCTTCCCGGGGCTTCTGCTCACCCTCGGCCTCCTGGTCAATCGAGTCCTTCTCGCCGGGACCCACTTTCTCAGCCTCGCCAGCCTCGCGGCGGATGCTTTCGCCGCACTGGTCGCCATCGCGCTCTCCCTTTGCCTCGGCCGGTCGGTGAGCCGAACCCTCGCGCGCAGGCCCCGTCCCCTGCCCGGGCTCGCTGCGGCACTTGTGTCTGCGGCACTCCTTGCGGTCCTTCACGAACTTCCAGTTCGCGCCGGGCAGTCCGGGGAAACCGCTCCTTCCGACCTTCCCCCGATCGTTCTTGTCTCCATCGATACCCTCCGTCTCGACGGCCTTTCCACCGGCGGCGATCCCCGCCCGACCTCTCCGGAGATCGACCGACTCTGCCGCGAGGGGCTTTTCTTCCCGGACGCCACCTGCGTCTCGCCCGGATCGGCCGCGTCCCACGCCGCGCTCCTCACCTCCCGCTACCCGGTCTCCAACGGCGTCTGGGCGAACTTCACGGTAATGGACTCCTCCGTCACAACGCTGGCGGAGGTTCTTCGCGACCGCGGATACCGCACCGGTGGATTCGTGACGAACACTTTCCTCGGACGCCGCTTCGGATTCGCTCAGGGGTTCGAATGCTATGTGGAATCCGGCGTGGTGGAGGCGCTCGGGCATCCGGGGCGCGCCGCCTTCCGACGCTCTCTGGTCCTGACGCAGGTCTTTGACCGCGTCCGGAGTCGGTTCTCGCCCGGCCACGATCCCAGCTTTGAGACCGCGCTGGCCTGGCTGGGCGAAGACGAGACGCCCCCCTTCCTCTTTCTCCAGATCATGGATGTCCATTCTCCCTATGTCCCCCCCGCTCCCTGGGGCGCCCGATTCGGCGCACGACGCGAAGGCGACGGAAAGGGACCGGTGAACCGCTTCGGGTGGCGTCCCTCCGAAGAGGCGTACGCCGCGGAAATCGGCTTCGCCGACGCGAAGATCGGGCGGCTGCGTCGCACACTGGAGGAACTTGGCATCCTGGAGGACGCCGTCATCTTGTTGACTTCCGACCACGGCGAGAACCTGCTGGATCATGAACCGCACTTCTCGCACGGGCGGACTCTCTTCGATTCGACGCTCCGCGTGCTCGCTTCCATCCGCGCACCCGGGCACGGCGTTCGCCCAGCCATCGACGGGCGGACCTTTGAGAATGTCGATGTCCTGCCGACCATGGCGGATGTGCTGGAGGAGAGTCCGCATCCGCACTGGGAGGGCCAGTCCGCACGGCGCCCGTCGCCGGGCGCAAGGTGGGCCGTGTCGCAACTGAAGCACGATTTCGCCATGCGGACACCGAGTCGGAAGATCATCTTCCCGGACGAAGGCGCACGACTCCGCTTTCGTCTCGAATCCGATCCCGGAGAGCAGGCACCCACCGCACCGTTCCCCGATGAAGACGCGCTTCAGGATTCGCTGGACGCATGGATCCGCTCCCACGCGACGGATCTCTACCGAAAGGGGCCGCGTGCCGTCACGCCGGACGAGATGTCCCCGGAGACCGTCGAGAAGCTCCGCACGCTGGGCTATATCCACTGA
- a CDS encoding aldehyde dehydrogenase EutE: protein MATDTRRIDSIVGEVLARLEAEGLVGGETASANAPVQPSRPAASTTGHAVFETTEEAVAAARRAFLDLAETTLEDREKWIAAIRHTTETHAAELSELAVRETGLGRVEDKVIKNLLVARKTPGIEDLAPWARTGDHGLTLEERAPYGVVLSVTPSTNPSETVINNGIGMLAGGNAAVFAPHPGAKETSLRTVRLLEEAVRNEGGPPNVFTTLAEPSIEGTQALMRDETVRLIVVTGGAGVVKEAMSVGKRAITAGPGNPPVVVDTTADLDLAAWGIVRGASLDNNIICTDEKEVIVVDRVARDLMDRLSAEGAYELTGTELDAVRRVVLAEDRGDGCASVPNRELIGRDAGVILDAAGVDGPTDTRLLVAEVDAGHPFLWSELMMPVLGITRARDVDTAIDFAREVEGGNRHSASIYSRNIEKLSRMARVIDCSIFVKNGPHYKGLGEGGEGYTSFTIASPTGEGMTTARDFTRFRRCTLVDSFRIV, encoded by the coding sequence GTGGCAACGGACACGCGGCGGATCGACTCCATCGTGGGAGAGGTTCTCGCGAGGCTGGAAGCCGAGGGTCTCGTCGGAGGGGAGACAGCCTCCGCAAACGCTCCTGTGCAGCCCTCGCGGCCCGCAGCATCCACGACGGGTCATGCCGTTTTCGAGACCACAGAAGAGGCCGTGGCAGCGGCGAGACGCGCCTTCCTTGATCTGGCGGAAACCACGCTGGAGGATCGGGAGAAGTGGATCGCGGCCATCCGCCACACCACGGAGACCCATGCGGCGGAGCTGTCGGAGCTGGCCGTTCGCGAGACCGGCCTCGGGCGTGTGGAAGACAAGGTCATCAAGAACCTCCTGGTGGCCCGCAAGACCCCCGGCATTGAAGACCTCGCCCCGTGGGCCCGGACGGGAGACCACGGACTCACGCTGGAGGAGCGTGCGCCGTACGGAGTCGTGCTTTCGGTCACCCCCTCCACGAATCCGTCAGAGACGGTGATCAACAACGGCATCGGAATGCTGGCGGGGGGCAACGCCGCGGTATTCGCTCCGCATCCGGGCGCGAAGGAGACTTCGCTCCGAACGGTGCGCCTTCTGGAAGAGGCCGTCCGCAACGAAGGCGGCCCTCCGAATGTCTTCACCACTCTCGCGGAACCGTCCATCGAGGGAACGCAGGCACTGATGCGCGACGAGACGGTTCGCCTCATCGTCGTGACGGGCGGCGCGGGGGTTGTGAAGGAAGCGATGAGTGTGGGCAAACGGGCCATCACCGCCGGACCCGGCAATCCGCCCGTGGTGGTGGATACCACGGCGGATCTGGATCTGGCGGCGTGGGGGATTGTCCGGGGTGCCTCGCTGGACAACAACATCATCTGCACGGACGAGAAAGAGGTCATCGTGGTCGATCGCGTCGCCCGGGATCTGATGGATCGTCTGTCCGCCGAGGGTGCTTACGAGTTGACCGGAACAGAACTGGATGCCGTCCGTCGAGTCGTCCTTGCGGAAGACCGCGGCGACGGGTGTGCATCCGTTCCCAACCGGGAACTGATCGGCCGGGACGCGGGCGTCATCCTGGACGCGGCCGGAGTCGACGGCCCGACCGACACGCGGCTTCTGGTCGCTGAAGTGGATGCCGGACATCCCTTCCTCTGGTCGGAACTCATGATGCCGGTGCTGGGGATCACCCGCGCTCGGGATGTCGACACCGCCATCGACTTCGCGCGGGAGGTGGAAGGAGGCAACCGCCACAGCGCTTCCATCTATTCGCGGAACATCGAGAAGCTTTCGCGCATGGCCCGGGTCATCGACTGCTCGATCTTCGTGAAGAACGGTCCACACTACAAGGGACTGGGCGAAGGCGGAGAGGGCTATACCAGCTTCACCATCGCCAGTCCGACCGGAGAGGGCATGACCACTGCGCGGGACTTCACCCGGTTCCGTCGCTGCACGCTCGTCGATTCCTTCCGCATCGTGTGA
- a CDS encoding EutN/CcmL family microcompartment protein, whose product MTLGRVVGTVVATRKEDRLSGFTLQVVEGLGLDMKPTGAFVVAVDAVGAGAGEIVLTAAGSSARLTEQTLDAPVDAVIMAIVDALETHGEVVYDKARPGVGA is encoded by the coding sequence ATGACGCTGGGAAGAGTTGTGGGCACCGTGGTGGCCACTCGCAAAGAAGACCGTCTGTCAGGCTTCACCTTGCAGGTCGTGGAGGGGCTCGGGCTTGACATGAAGCCGACGGGAGCCTTTGTCGTGGCGGTGGATGCCGTCGGGGCCGGAGCGGGAGAGATCGTCCTGACGGCCGCGGGAAGTTCAGCCCGACTGACCGAGCAGACTCTTGATGCTCCTGTGGACGCAGTGATCATGGCCATTGTGGATGCACTGGAGACTCACGGAGAGGTCGTCTACGACAAGGCGCGGCCCGGGGTCGGCGCCTGA
- the eutM gene encoding ethanolamine utilization microcompartment protein EutM, with the protein MEALGLIETRGFVALVEASDAMVKAANVTLVGYEKIGGGYVTAVVRGDVAAVKAATDAGSAAANKVGELVTVHVIPRPHANVENILPVGQEAPVQA; encoded by the coding sequence ATGGAGGCTCTGGGGCTGATTGAAACGCGCGGTTTCGTGGCTCTCGTGGAGGCATCGGACGCCATGGTCAAGGCGGCGAATGTCACCCTTGTGGGATACGAGAAGATTGGGGGCGGGTATGTGACCGCCGTGGTGCGGGGGGATGTGGCAGCCGTGAAGGCCGCGACCGACGCCGGCAGTGCCGCCGCCAACAAGGTGGGTGAGCTGGTCACCGTCCATGTGATCCCGCGTCCGCACGCCAATGTGGAGAACATCCTGCCGGTCGGGCAGGAGGCACCTGTCCAGGCTTAG
- a CDS encoding mechanosensitive ion channel family protein → MELLESVRALSDSPWLALAVLMVGTVAAAFLTEWIFSRLLRALVGRTKSTLDDQVVGILHRPVRVSVLLAGVLLGLSLVEWGAKAEGLVTSGVQSAVTLVWCVATMRLCSAVLRSKGSAGGAQSLVQSSTVPLFDTLTRVGIIVLGAYFFLLAWNVDLTAWIASAGIAGIAIGFAAKDTLANFFGGMAVLVDAPYRIGDMILLDSGERGRVTEVGIRSTRILTRDDFEIIIPNASIATAKIVNESRGRHSKRRVRVAVGVSYDSDVEVVRRILSEVAANEDDVCGTPAPRVRFLNFGESSLDFELHMWVRDPEFTGRALDAVNTAILARFREAGIEIPFPQRVVHPQSSPPAPDSDQGNG, encoded by the coding sequence GTGGAACTTCTTGAGAGCGTACGCGCGTTGAGCGACTCCCCGTGGCTTGCGTTGGCTGTTCTGATGGTCGGTACGGTCGCGGCGGCTTTTCTGACGGAGTGGATCTTCTCCCGCCTTCTAAGGGCACTCGTCGGCCGGACGAAGTCCACGCTGGACGATCAGGTCGTGGGCATCCTGCATCGCCCGGTTCGAGTCTCCGTCCTGCTTGCCGGCGTACTCCTCGGCCTTTCGCTGGTGGAGTGGGGCGCGAAGGCGGAGGGCCTCGTCACCTCCGGCGTCCAGTCGGCGGTGACGCTGGTCTGGTGCGTCGCGACCATGCGTCTTTGCAGCGCGGTGCTGCGATCGAAGGGAAGCGCGGGCGGCGCGCAATCGCTGGTGCAGTCGAGTACCGTTCCTCTTTTCGATACGCTGACGAGGGTCGGCATTATTGTCCTGGGGGCGTACTTCTTCCTGCTGGCATGGAATGTGGACCTTACCGCGTGGATTGCCAGCGCGGGGATTGCCGGAATCGCGATCGGGTTTGCGGCGAAGGACACGCTGGCCAACTTCTTCGGAGGGATGGCCGTCCTGGTCGATGCCCCGTATCGCATCGGCGACATGATCCTGCTCGACAGCGGGGAACGGGGTCGGGTGACTGAAGTGGGAATCCGAAGCACGCGCATTCTCACGCGCGACGACTTTGAGATCATCATCCCGAACGCTTCCATCGCCACCGCAAAGATCGTGAACGAGAGCCGGGGGCGCCACTCCAAGCGGCGTGTGCGTGTGGCGGTGGGCGTGTCGTACGACAGCGATGTGGAAGTGGTGCGGCGAATCCTGTCGGAAGTGGCCGCCAATGAGGACGATGTGTGCGGGACGCCCGCGCCGAGAGTGCGCTTCCTGAACTTCGGAGAGTCGTCGCTGGATTTCGAGCTGCACATGTGGGTGCGCGACCCGGAGTTCACCGGCCGGGCGCTGGATGCCGTGAACACCGCCATACTCGCCCGCTTCCGGGAAGCCGGGATTGAGATTCCCTTTCCGCAACGCGTGGTGCATCCGCAGTCTTCGCCACCCGCGCCGGACTCGGATCAGGGGAACGGATAG
- a CDS encoding YceI family protein, which translates to MIHPAFRRAAIAAVLLLLSVPCLAEIQHLGVDSAHSTVRFSVRHLVSRVHGTFSGFEGVVHIDPADPAGTLSFSGEVQVSTVDTGNAKRDKHLQNEDFFDSEHHRVMRFQSGEVRQTDHGLDVDGLFTMMGVTQTVTFQVEVLGFMPDPWGRGTTGGFSATTTLDRKAFGMAWNTTLDTGGLVLGDEVQVHLQIEAVTLPETE; encoded by the coding sequence ATGATCCATCCCGCCTTCCGGCGCGCGGCCATTGCCGCCGTGCTCCTGCTGCTGTCCGTACCCTGCCTCGCGGAGATCCAGCACCTGGGTGTTGATTCCGCTCATTCCACCGTCCGGTTTTCCGTTCGTCATCTCGTCTCCCGCGTGCACGGCACATTCTCGGGATTCGAGGGGGTCGTGCACATCGACCCCGCCGACCCGGCCGGAACGCTCTCCTTTTCAGGCGAGGTGCAAGTCTCCACCGTCGACACCGGAAACGCGAAACGCGACAAGCACCTTCAGAACGAGGACTTCTTCGACAGCGAACATCACCGCGTGATGCGCTTCCAGTCCGGGGAGGTTCGCCAGACCGACCACGGACTGGATGTCGATGGGCTCTTCACGATGATGGGCGTCACGCAAACCGTGACCTTCCAGGTCGAGGTACTTGGCTTCATGCCGGATCCCTGGGGCCGGGGCACGACAGGAGGCTTCTCCGCCACGACGACGCTCGACCGGAAGGCCTTCGGCATGGCATGGAACACGACGCTCGACACGGGCGGACTCGTCCTGGGTGACGAGGTTCAGGTTCACCTGCAGATCGAAGCGGTCACCCTTCCAGAGACGGAGTGA
- a CDS encoding BMC domain-containing protein yields the protein MEGQALGLIETRGYVGLIEASDAMVKAARVTLTRYEKVGSGLVTTLVRGDVGAVKAAVAAGVEAAERVGELVSSHVIPSPHSSLEDILLK from the coding sequence TTGGAAGGTCAGGCCCTCGGGCTGATCGAGACGCGCGGTTATGTGGGGCTGATCGAGGCCTCGGACGCCATGGTGAAGGCGGCCCGCGTGACACTCACAAGGTATGAGAAGGTCGGATCCGGACTCGTGACCACACTGGTCCGGGGTGATGTGGGCGCGGTCAAGGCGGCCGTGGCCGCGGGCGTCGAGGCGGCGGAGCGGGTCGGGGAACTGGTGAGCAGCCATGTGATTCCGAGTCCGCATTCCTCGCTTGAGGATATCCTCTTGAAGTAG
- a CDS encoding alpha-amylase family glycosyl hydrolase, whose translation MAGPIRSTPNPLLLEINTRVFLGELSRDAGRPLTLGQIPAAELDRIAADGFQGVWLMGIWTTGPRAREIALSHQGLRGEYDRALPGWTDSDVPGSPYAIARHEADPTLGGREELAQLRERLARRGLGLVLDFVPNHVGIDHPWLDEAPQLLVRGSEHHLADEPGNWFRHASDSAPAIVLAHGRDPHFPGWSDTCQIDFRNAEARQRMTAVMRDAAAQCDGLRCDMAMLPLEDVFLSTWGDTDSRDPGDFWAEAIPAVRRDHPELVLIAEAYWGMEDRLHEAGFDFAYDKSLLDLLAAGNPPALRAHLSAPRSSHAHRVHFLENHDEARAAAVFEPPRQDAATVFAWTLPGARLVHEGQADGRTIRVPVQLSGRAHEIVREDRAEFHRRVFALLRDPSFHKGTWTPVDAGDCRTVFGNRWTLDDRVVLVVVNLSEEPCTPELEIAPGWPPPPASGHDLWNARECPAEEAPEGCLRPELGPWEFRVLAFAGSQPAIRSASARA comes from the coding sequence ATGGCCGGCCCGATCCGAAGCACCCCGAACCCCCTCCTGCTGGAGATCAACACCCGCGTCTTCCTTGGGGAACTCTCCCGGGACGCGGGCCGCCCGCTGACGCTGGGACAGATCCCGGCCGCCGAGCTGGATCGAATCGCCGCGGACGGCTTCCAGGGTGTCTGGCTCATGGGCATCTGGACGACCGGGCCTCGCGCACGCGAGATTGCGCTTTCGCACCAAGGACTCCGCGGCGAATACGACCGCGCGCTCCCCGGATGGACCGACTCCGATGTTCCCGGCTCGCCTTACGCCATCGCGCGCCACGAAGCGGACCCGACTCTCGGTGGCCGGGAGGAACTCGCGCAGCTTCGCGAGAGACTTGCGCGGCGTGGTCTGGGTCTCGTGCTCGACTTTGTTCCGAACCATGTCGGCATCGACCATCCCTGGCTCGACGAAGCACCGCAACTGCTCGTGCGCGGGAGCGAACACCACCTTGCCGATGAGCCCGGAAACTGGTTTCGCCACGCCTCCGACAGCGCGCCGGCCATCGTCCTTGCACACGGACGCGATCCTCACTTTCCCGGCTGGTCGGACACCTGCCAGATCGACTTCCGAAACGCGGAAGCAAGGCAGCGAATGACCGCCGTCATGCGCGACGCGGCGGCGCAGTGCGACGGCCTCCGCTGCGACATGGCCATGCTTCCGCTGGAGGATGTCTTTCTGTCGACATGGGGAGACACCGACTCCCGGGACCCCGGCGACTTCTGGGCCGAGGCGATCCCGGCCGTCCGGCGCGACCACCCTGAACTCGTCCTGATTGCGGAGGCGTACTGGGGGATGGAGGACCGTCTCCACGAGGCCGGCTTCGACTTCGCCTACGACAAGAGCCTCCTCGATCTCCTGGCGGCCGGGAATCCCCCCGCCTTGCGGGCACACCTTTCCGCTCCCCGGTCGTCTCACGCTCACCGCGTACACTTTCTCGAAAACCACGATGAAGCGCGCGCCGCGGCTGTCTTCGAACCTCCGCGCCAGGATGCCGCCACGGTCTTCGCATGGACGCTTCCGGGCGCGCGCCTTGTCCACGAAGGGCAGGCGGACGGCCGGACGATTCGCGTTCCGGTTCAGCTTTCCGGAAGAGCACACGAGATCGTCCGCGAGGATCGCGCGGAGTTTCATCGCCGCGTTTTCGCCCTTCTCCGCGACCCGTCGTTCCACAAGGGCACATGGACCCCGGTGGATGCCGGCGACTGCCGTACGGTCTTCGGAAATCGGTGGACGCTGGACGACCGAGTGGTCCTTGTCGTGGTGAATCTCTCGGAGGAGCCGTGCACGCCGGAACTGGAGATCGCGCCGGGTTGGCCTCCTCCTCCCGCTTCCGGACACGACCTGTGGAACGCCCGCGAGTGCCCTGCCGAAGAGGCCCCGGAAGGATGCCTTCGACCCGAACTGGGGCCGTGGGAGTTCCGCGTGCTCGCGTTCGCCGGGAGTCAGCCCGCGATCCGCTCCGCCAGCGCCCGCGCCTGA
- a CDS encoding glucose-6-phosphate isomerase: MSSIGWVPGLHAPESLERAIGDALRSVERADAVSRLWSRDATLWSDDPTEISNRLGWLDTMGPMAERLNEVAAVRDTLARGHCRDVVLLGMGGSSLAAEVFANAAGRVGEGARLIVLDSSSPNRIRRVESELDFARTHVLVASKSGSTIEVATLLARFRQSMAEAVGGGWAGHFTAITDSGSPLENRAREEGFAHVLTNPPDVGGRYSAMTLFGLVPWAVLGQDPRALLSGACAMAAACRKEIPAAENPGALLGAVMGGAALAGRDKLTLRFPRALESLGAWIEQLVAESTGKDGRGILPVTGEPPESVATGEDRMVVELVAPGEEAPLAEGETVFRIPLAGACDIGGEMFRWEFATAVAGFVLGVHPFDQPDVQATKRATGEILRVIESGESPPSVEESDAMDVLATLTRGDAVALTVFGDPVEPVERAMAELRAAISARWGVATTLGFGPRFLHSTGQLHKGGPDSTVVVQFLAEEDNLPIPEKSWGFGDLLAAQASGDLSALRAAGRRAVRSAGSGCVADQARALAERIAG; this comes from the coding sequence ATGTCGAGCATTGGATGGGTGCCGGGTCTCCACGCACCGGAGAGTCTGGAGCGAGCGATCGGAGACGCACTGCGCTCGGTGGAACGGGCGGACGCGGTCTCCCGGCTCTGGAGCCGGGACGCCACCCTCTGGAGTGACGACCCCACCGAGATCTCCAACCGGCTTGGGTGGCTGGACACCATGGGGCCCATGGCGGAACGCCTGAACGAGGTGGCTGCCGTTCGCGACACGCTGGCGCGGGGCCACTGCCGCGATGTGGTTCTCCTCGGCATGGGCGGGTCTTCGCTGGCGGCGGAGGTCTTTGCGAATGCGGCCGGGCGCGTGGGTGAGGGGGCGCGGCTCATCGTGCTGGACTCGTCCTCGCCGAACCGGATCCGGCGCGTGGAGTCGGAGCTGGACTTCGCGCGAACGCATGTGCTGGTGGCGAGCAAGTCGGGATCGACGATCGAAGTGGCGACGCTGCTTGCGCGCTTTCGGCAATCGATGGCCGAGGCCGTGGGGGGCGGGTGGGCCGGTCACTTCACCGCGATCACCGATTCGGGATCCCCGCTGGAGAACAGGGCGCGTGAGGAAGGCTTCGCGCATGTGCTCACGAACCCGCCCGATGTGGGGGGGCGGTACAGCGCCATGACCCTCTTCGGCCTCGTGCCGTGGGCGGTGCTGGGGCAGGATCCGCGGGCGCTTCTCTCGGGGGCGTGTGCCATGGCGGCGGCGTGCAGGAAGGAGATCCCGGCAGCGGAGAACCCGGGAGCGCTCCTGGGCGCGGTGATGGGCGGGGCCGCACTCGCCGGGCGGGACAAGCTCACGCTGCGATTTCCGCGGGCGCTGGAGTCGTTGGGTGCGTGGATCGAACAACTGGTCGCGGAGAGCACGGGGAAGGACGGGCGCGGCATCCTGCCGGTGACGGGCGAGCCCCCGGAATCCGTTGCGACCGGAGAGGATCGCATGGTGGTGGAACTCGTCGCGCCGGGAGAAGAGGCGCCGCTTGCCGAGGGAGAGACAGTCTTCCGCATTCCCCTGGCGGGCGCGTGCGACATCGGAGGCGAGATGTTCCGCTGGGAGTTTGCGACCGCGGTGGCGGGTTTCGTGCTGGGAGTCCACCCGTTCGATCAACCGGATGTACAGGCTACCAAACGCGCGACGGGCGAGATCCTTCGGGTCATTGAGTCGGGAGAGTCTCCGCCGTCGGTGGAGGAGTCGGACGCGATGGATGTGCTGGCCACGCTGACCCGGGGCGATGCGGTCGCGCTGACCGTCTTCGGAGATCCCGTCGAACCGGTGGAGCGGGCCATGGCGGAACTGCGCGCAGCCATCTCCGCCCGATGGGGCGTTGCCACGACGCTCGGGTTCGGCCCGCGCTTTCTTCACTCCACCGGGCAGTTGCACAAGGGCGGCCCGGACTCGACGGTGGTCGTGCAGTTTCTCGCGGAGGAAGACAACCTCCCGATCCCGGAGAAGTCCTGGGGGTTCGGAGATCTCCTGGCGGCACAGGCGTCCGGCGATCTGTCGGCGCTTCGCGCGGCAGGGCGGCGGGCCGTGCGCAGCGCGGGATCAGGTTGCGTGGCGGATCAGGCGCGGGCGCTGGCGGAGCGGATCGCGGGCTGA